A genomic region of Pseudopipra pipra isolate bDixPip1 chromosome W, bDixPip1.hap1, whole genome shotgun sequence contains the following coding sequences:
- the LOC135404993 gene encoding maestro heat-like repeat family member 5, producing the protein MEKRPPACPRQAWMEDSSSQESRSPGLQLPSSCEVTTMQPLKLDASWLPIYKEEQEAVDSILAFVTSPNKEERDKATFLQSISVLCRSALNHGLTQGLDLFCDTYQLAENIKALLEEEPRDQLCTDLRHLSMLALEKLSLVDTALEGKAKSLLCTCFSSVFWLPAEKEMPKADLALYIKGSVGILLLLLWHRGFRWLSWGWEEQQNDCHCSLCSLQTLNSMDSMLRTVVLSFPASRVSEELQGILELLLDFTRCEREAVRERAMARIDVLARVLSDYSTLQANANARRGTAGPVCSGEIQLPLLGKLLGRLILFRFSEEQTSCAAFHALFALAEFIFESRLKDRADQVHWEAVTTSALCSLSARDCAKTFGKYLQSHERTDVILVAIEALGDASILDQQVPSSLLDVALEDPDVWLTDAPKIVTSILESLPYCSTQAAWEKAESLLRLMTNLYPTTVVILLCKAALQGDSTAPELWELMSSMPETLSKILEGFANLLHRQCFRCSAEGPRTQPMASSSRKAEWEDLADEPDIESHQGCPNERTARLLLEGLVGLSQRAEMARNIELFLPGMMKILQAGSEDAQMKTLLALRNVLRQLKKSKASFIAVQLVGRLLPLFDSECSELRELSIRMLTELLQLVVGRDEKRMRKEVWRALVPLLFRMSDQVPSVAKVQC; encoded by the exons ATGGAGAAGAGACCCCCCGCCTGCCCCAGGCAGGCCTGGATGGAAGATAGCTCTTCCCAGGAGAGCCGCTCTccaggtctgcagcttccaTCCTCCTGCGAGGTGACCACCATGCAGCCCCTGAAGCTCG ATGCCAGCTGGTTGCCCATCTacaaggaggagcaggaagctgtTGATTCCATCCTGGCCTTTGTCACCAGCCCCAACAAG gaggagagagacaaGGCCACATTTCTCCAGAGCATCTCCGTGCTGTGCAGAAGCGCCTTGAACCATGGCCTGACCCAGGGCCTGGATTTGTTCTGTGACACGTACCAGCTGGCAGAGAACATCAAG GCGCTGCTGGAAGAAGAGCCAAGGGACCAGCTGTGCACAGACCTTCGGCATCTTTCCATGCTGGCTCTGGAGAAATTGAG cttggTGGACACAGCGCTGGAGGGCAAAGCCAAAAGCCTCCTTTGCACATGTTTCTCAAGTGTCTtctggctgcctgcagagaaggaaatgccAAAAGCAGATCTTGCCCTCTATATCAAG ggaagtgtgggcatcctcctcctcctcctgtggcaTAGGGGGTTCAGATggctctcctggggctgggaggaacAGCAGAATGACTGCCACTGCTCTCTGTGTTCCTTGCAGACCCTGAACTCCATGGACAGCATGCTGAGGACAGTGGTGCTCAGCTTTCCGGCCTCTCGAGTCAgcgaggagctgcagggcatcTTGGAG ctgctgctggacttCACCAGATGCGAGAGAGAGGCTGTGAGGGAGAGGGCCATGGCAAGGATCGATGTGCTGGCCCGTGTGCTGTCTGACTATTCCACTCTGCAG GCCAATGCCAACGCCAGAAGAGGCACTGCTGGACCTGTCTGCTCTggggagatccagctcccacTCCTAGGAAAGCTGCTGGGGCGTCTCATCCTTTTCCGGTTCTCCGAGGAGCAGACAAGCTGTGCAGCTTTCCATGCTCTTTTTGCCCTGGCTGAGTTCATCT TCGAATCCAGGCTAAAGGACAGAGCAGACCAAGTCCACTGGGAAGCCGTGACCACCTCCGCGCTGTGTTCTCTGAGCGCCAGGGACTGTGCCAAG ACCTTTGGAAAATACCTGCAGTCCCACGAGAGGACGGATGTCATCCTCGTGGCCATCGAGGCGTTGGGAGATGCCAGCATCCTCGACCAGCAGGTGCCCAGCAGCCTGCTGGATGTGGCCTTGGAAGACCCGGACGTCTGGCTGACGGAC GCGCCCAAGATAGTCACCAGCATCCTTGAGAGCCTGCCATactgcagcacacaggcagcGTGGGAGAAAGCAGAGTCACTGCTTCGCCTGATGACCAACCTGTACCCCACCACAGTGGTCATCCTCCTGTGCAAGGCGGCTCTTCAAGGAGACAG cactgcgccggagctgtgggagctgatgTCCTCCATGCCGGAGACACTGTCCAagatcttggagggctttgcCAACCTGCTGCACAGACAGTGCTTCCGCTGCTCCGCAGAAGGCCCCCGCACCCAGCCCATGGCT TCATCCTCCAGGAAGGCTGAGTGGGAGGATTTGGCTGACGAGCCCGACATCGAGAGCCACCAGGGCTGTCCAAACGAGAGGAcggccaggctgctgctggaagggctcGTCGGGCTGTCACAGAGAGCCGAGATG GCAAGAAACATTGAACTCTTCCTGCCGGGCATGATGAAGATCCTGCAAGCTGGCAGCGAAGACGCCCAGATGAAGACCCTGCTGGCCTTGCGAAACGTGCTGCGTCAGCTGAAGAAGAGCAAGGCCAGCTTCATCGCTGTGCAGCTTGTGGGGAGGCTCCTTCCCCTCTTTGACTCG GAGTGCAGCGAGCTGCGAGAGCTCTCCATCCGCATGCTCACggagctgctgcagttggtggtcggcagggatgagaagaggatgaggaaggaggtGTGGCGGGCACTGGTGCCTCTCCTCTTCCGCATGAGCGACCAGGTCCCCAGCGTGGCCAAGGTACAGTGCTGA